GGCCGCCAATTAAAACGTCTACTATGGTAAGGGCACCATCGGAAAGCAGCGCCTCGCGCTCGGGGTAGTTGTCGCCCGCAGCGGCAGCGCTTTCAAGGTTATTAAGGGTGCCAATGGCGTTGGCAATGCCCAGCGGTATGGCCGAAATAAGAATGGGCGCTACCTCGATGGCGTGGCCACCAGCGCCAAATAGCGTGCGTAGGCCCTCCCAAAAAATACCTACAGCCGGATAAGGCATACCAAAACCCACACCGGCAAAAGAGGTTACTAAATTATCCCAGCTTTTAAAGCCGGTAATCCAACCGGTAGCTACCCCAAAAATCACCATCCATACGGCTACAGGCATTCCTAAAGGAAATTTCTTTTTGCCTAAAAAGCCCAGCACAGCAATACCAAGTCCTACAATACCAATGTAAGGCAAGCCCCACATTTGGGCGATAGGTGCCATAGCAATAAGGGTAAGCGAAAGACCGGCCGCATTACCTAGCATAGCGGCGCGTGGCATTTTAGAGCGAACGGTACGGGCAAAAGGAGCCACGACAATTTCGACAATCCCCTCTAAAAAACACCACGCTAAGGCTACACCCCAAGCCAGCATATAGTTACCGCCGGTGGCTAACATAACGGGGTTAGCAACTACAAAAGTTACGACAAACATATGGCCAACTGATGGGCCAAAGGGTAAGGCGCAAACTTCGGGGTTCCCAGTTTTTTTGGCGGTGCGTTTGGCAAACCAAGCCCAATAAAAGTTACCTAAGGCTACTCCTAGCCCTACAGCCGGTAACATACGGCCGACAACCAGATAGGCCGGTATACCAATACCTATCATTAAAGAGGCCATAACCATAAAATTTGTTACAATATTAACAAATAAACCCATAAAGCCGCTAAACTCATTTTTATTAAACAAGTTTTTAGATGATAACGCTAAATTCATATCTCCCTCCTAATTCAATTCTATTTAATAGCCAGCAAGGCTTTTTCAAAGACCTCTAAAGGCATATTTACTAATCCGGCACCCACTATGCCATGCCCGGCTATTTTATGGGCAATACCAGTGTTAATAATAGGTTCTATCCCCGTTTCTAACACCTTAAGCACATCTATGCCGGTAGGTGAGCCGATAAAATTTAAGGTAGGTATGGTATAACTTTGGCTTTCGCCTAAGGTAATTTTAGCCATATCTTGGGTAAATTTAATGGCATCTTGCACTGTGCCGCCTACCAATTGGGTCATCGGCAGGGCTGCTGCCATCGCAAAAGCGCCGATACCGGCGGTTTCGGTAATAGCCGAATCGCCCATGTCGGGGTTGGCATCTTCTTCGGTGTAACCGGGAAAATATTTACCACGCACCATTGGGGCTTTTACGGTAAACCACTGGTCGCCGGTACCGCTGGTTTGTATGCCAACTTCTGTGCCATTACGCGCCATTACCGTTACTAGGGTAGAGTGCTCTATGCCTTTAGCGGCATCCATCGTGGCTTTGCTGGCGGCCATTGCAAAATTTAAAAAGTACCAGTTGTTATGCAGCATAGTATAAGATAATTTAATTAAAACATCGTAAGGGGTGTTAGCCTTAGCCAGTTCCGGCATTAAAGTTTTCCAAAGTTGGCCGGTGGCGGCGATAAGCCTATTGTGGCAATCGTCGCCCATATGCAAAGCCTGAGCGATGATAGTGCGCAGGTTAATCCCTTCGCCGCGTACCTGTAAGGCTTTTTTCATAGTGGGTAACATAACATCACGTAAAAAGCGTAAGTTTTCTTGAGTATCTTCACCAAAGGCCCCAAAAGAAAAAGGCTTGCCTTTCCCCTCCGAGTTAAAAGGTGAGTAGGCTATATTGCCATTTTCTATGTTGGTAATAACAATAACCGGCATATTGGCCGAAAAAACACCTGTCATGGGGCCTACGGCATTTAAGTGGTGGCAAGGCACAAAGTTCATAGAAGGGGCTACCTTACGTGCTTCTTCCTCATTGGTTGCCTTACCTTCGTAGATAAGCGCGCCAATTACCGCACCCTGCATAGGGCCGCACATCTTCTCCCAAGTAACCGGCGGGCCGGCATGGGCGATAGTGTTGTCGGTAAAACCCGGTATAACGTCTTTGGCAAAACCTACATCGGTCCATGTGGGCTGGGCGGCTAATACCTTTGCTAAGGCTTTAGCATTGGCGGCATCAATTAAATCTTTTTTTTGCAGTACCAATTTAAGTTTATCATTTATCTCGGTTTTACCGCCGGCAGGAGGCCGCCAATCTAGCTGTACCACTTCTACATCGTTTTTTTGTAATTCTTGGGCAAAAATTTCTAGCCCGGCATTAATAACTTTAAGTTTTTCGTTAAGCAAATTGTTAGCCATTATGCACCCCCATTAATTTTGTTGATAATTTGCAAACTTAGCTCTGCGGCATATTGGTTAGATGGCAGTACAAAAATGCCAACCTCTTCTAATTTTTTTACTTGCCCACTCTTTACTTGCGGGTCATTTTCTGTGCCGGTTACACTGGCAATAACTATCTTATGATTTTTAATTTTGCCTTTAGCACTGGCTACAGCTTTGGCCAGCTCGCCGGCGGGGTCTTCGTGGCTGCCATAACCTAGTACCACATCGCACAAAATAACCGCTACATCATCATTTACAAAAGCCTCTTCGATAAAAGCTTTACGGTTGGTAGGGTCTATCATAGGGTGCAAAGCCCCGCGTGTATATTCATCATCACCTAAGTCGAGGATTTCGGCTTTTAGTCCCTTTAAGATGTGTTTAGCTTCGCTGGCTAAAGTGCCGCCGGTAAAGAGGCCTTTAATGGCTTTTTGGCCGGCTTCTAGTTTGGTTATATGTCCTAAAATATCTTCACGGCTTTCGCGTTGGTACAGGTGAATGGCTTCATCGGCTTTACTGACTTGGGACAAAGCAAGGGCCTTCGCCGCCGCCTCTTCGATGGTACCGGCCACATAAATGTTGTCTGCAATCTTTTGCGATTTTTCTCCCAAAAAAGCCAGTACAGCCGGTTTTTTAGCGGTTTTTACGGCTTCTATAACCTTTTGAGCTACCTCCTGTGCCGGTGGTTTAGAGATAATAGCAATAACTTTGGTGGCTTCATCTTTTTCCATAAGTTTTAAAGCCGCTAAGGTGGTGCGCGCCGCTACCTCTTTAGATAAATCGCGCCCGCCGGTGCCAATGGCGTGGGTAATGCCGGCACTAAAGTTATCTAGCAGCACCGTAAACTCTTGTGTGCCGGTGCCGCTAGCGCCAATCACCCCAATATCGCCCTTATTTATGTGGTTAGCAAAACATAGCGGTACACCGCCAATAATAGCCGTACCGCAATCGGGGCCCATTACTAATAAATCTTTGCTGATGGCATAATCTTTGATAGCTATCTCATCTTCTAGTAAGACATTATCACTAAACAACATAACATTTAAGCCTTGCGATAAAGCATTTAAAGTTTGCACTGCAGCATAAGTGCCCGGTACAGAGATAATAGCCAAATTTGCATCAAGCTGTTTTTTTGCTTGTTCAAAGGTGGCCGGTGCAGCTTCTTCGGTGCTTTCATTACTTACGTTAGCCGATGAAAGTATTTGCTTTTCAAATTGTTCAATAGCCTTTTCGCCCGTAGCGTTGTCGGCACTTTGTACAATAATCACCAAGTCATCGGCCTCTGCCGCCTCTACATCTTTATTCATTAAAGAGCCTTGCATACGGGTTTTTTTGTTTATCTCGGTGGCCATAAAAGCAAAGGCCTGCTCGATACCCGGTATATCTTTTATCTCTGAAGAGACCCGCATCAGTTTTAAGGAATCTTGATAAAACTTCTTTTTAATTTTTGTGAATATAGCCAAAGCTTTGCTTCTCCTTTGTTTTAAAAATAATATAAAATGCTATCTTTAAATACTAGCATAAATAAGTTAATTTGCAATGGTATTTTTACACAAAAAAATCCGCAAAAATTGTGGCTTTATAACAGTAAAGAGAGTTTAAGTAATTATTTATAACAAATCGTTTAACTTTAAAGCTATATTTAGCTCTAACTTAGTTTTATAGTTGGCTAAATCTATGCCAATAACTTCTTTAGTTATTCTTAACCTATTTATAATGGTGTTAGGATGCACCCTAAGTTTAGCGGCCGTTTGTTTTATGCTTTCTTCTTCTGCAAAAAAGGTTTTTAAGGTTAAATAGATTTCGGTTTTGTTAAGTTCATCATAGTTTTTAATTGAGCCTAACTTTTCTTGGGTAAATTGGCTTTTTAAGTATACATCTTCGGTACTTACAATAGATAACACCTGATAAAGGCCAAGCTCATTAAAGTTAACAATAGGGCCAAAATTAGGTAATTTTTCGGCTACTGCTAAAGTTTGTTTGGCTTGCTGTACAGCTTTATGAATACCTAAAATATCCGGCATAACATTACTTAAGGCTATTTTGCTAAATGGGCATATTTCGCGGTATTGTCGTAAGGTTTTATAAAGATTAGCCTGCTGCCGTTCTTGGTTTAATGATGGTACGATAATAAGCAATAACTCCGATAGTTCGGTTATAATAATTTCTTTTAGGCCTAAGTTTTCTGCTAAGGTATAAATTTTATCGGTTTCTAAATTATAGGCATGGCCTTCTATTTTTGGCAATTTTATTAGGGCAGCTATAAAATTTTCAGGAAGTTTAATAGAGTAGTGTTCGGTAATATCTTGTAATTGAGAGCCTGAGACAATTTTCTTATTTAATATTTCTTTAATAATCCGCGCTTCAGAGCTGCGTTTGGTTTCGCTATCTTTGCGCTGCCGTATTTTTTCTAAAACCGGGCTCAATATTTCAAAAAAAGAAATATCGGCAGGCAACTGTATAATGGGATAACTTAAAGTTTGAGCGGCGGTTATTAATTCTTGGGGTATTTGGTTATCACTCTCTGGGGATATAGCTAAGGCTAAAGCGCCCTTTTTAATAAGATTAGGGATTAACTCGGCTTGCCGTAATTTATCTTTTATTGGGTGCAGGGCAGTAATAATTAAATCGCCGGCTTTAACAAACCGTTCTATATCGGGGGTCGAGATGATATTAACAGAGGTAATTTTTTTATCAATACCCTCTAAGCCGGATACCATAATAGAGCCGGCCATTACAGGAAGCTCGAGCACCTCTTTAACGGTTATGTACATAGCTCTTCCTCCCAAGCGACAGCGGTTTCTTTTAAACCAAATAAGCAGCCTTTAAGTTCGTCTAACCCTGAGCTGGCTCCGTAATGCAGCTTTTTATACAAGGCTTTAGTCAGCTGCCTTTCATTTTTATTAAAGATGGCTAACAAAAAATTTTCGGTGTTAAAGCCCGGCTTATTATTTATAGCATATTTTAAGAAATGCCGGCTTATCTCGCCGGTTTTATGAATATTTTTACTAACTTTTTTTAAAGTTTCGGCTAAAAAAGGCGCTCTTTTATGGTACAACTGCTGTAAAAACCACATACCATAAAGCATACCAGCTAAAAAATCATCACCGGCCGGTGTTAAACCTTCGCCTAAACCGATATATTCTTCAGCCTTAAACAACTTTATACCGGCTGGCCACAGCATTTTACCGCTATCGTGCCTATCTAAGAAACTATTTATTTCGTTGCACTTTAAGATAATTTCTTTATAAGATAATTTATTTATCCCCTCCCAGCCGGTTAAACTTTGCCAAGTAGCTGCTTTATCTATACCTACTACTACAGGTATACTGGTTACATACATCACCTTGGGGGTAAAAACGACTTTGTCGCCTACTTTAGCCAAAGTATTTAAAGGTTTGTCTTTAAAAGCTACCGTGCATACGGCCTCCATAATGTCTATATCTTGGTAAAGCACGGTTAAAAGCTGGCCTTGCGGTAATTTTAGGTTAATAGCCCTTTCAAAAACACTATGCACCACTCCTGCCGAACCTTCTTGGCAGGCCTTAGCAAAATTTGTACCTTTAACTAGAGCATAAAGCATGCAGCCTCCTGTAAAGTTAGGTTATTAACTATTTTACATTATATGCTACAGGAAGACAAGCTAGGGGGCCAAAATATTTTTTTTGCGGATAACTTCTTTTTTTTTACGCGCTGGTCTTAAGCGCTTAGGTTTTTTACGGATATGTACATCGGGTTCTTTTACTTTAAGGCTAATGCCGGCTTCAGCATAAAGCAGGCTAGTGGCATCGGCAATATCGGTGTGCGGTAAGGCGATGGGCCTTAAGGCTAAACGTACCGTTTGTACTACTTCATTAAAGTTATCTTCTTTTAATTCGGTAGTTTGTTTAATATAGTCTTTTAATAAACAAAAAACCATATAAGCCCGGCTTTTATCTTCTTTTAAAGCAAGCTCTTTAAAAAAACTGTGCCGCGCCTTACCTAAACGGGTTAGATAGCTATCGATAGTAGGCAAAAAGTATTTAAGTAAATCGTAGTTGTAAAGCTCGTTTAAAATTTCGGCGGCATGGTTATTGGCTAATATCTTAAGCAGCTCTTCGCCAAGCCGCGAGTGCGAGCAATTTTTTAACAGCATAGCCTGCTCTTTAATAAGGTCGCGCAGTTTAGAACTAATTTTGCTGCCGGTAATAACACTGTATTTTACGGCACGCAACATACGCACCGGGTCTTCTCTAAAGATGCTTTCCAGCGGTAAAATGGGTTCGATAAGCCGTTTTTTTATGTCGCGCATAGCGCTATGAAAATCGATTAATTTTTCAGCAACCGGGTCGTAGTAAAGGGCGTTAAGGGTAAAATCACGCCGGGTAACATCTTCATCAAAGCTGCCGTAAACATTACGTTCGTGGCCGCCGGCCCTAAAGGTGGCTACTTCAAAAATTTTGCCGTTTATCACGACATGCACTAGCTTAAAACGTTTGCCAATAATACGGGCATATTTAAACAGCTTTTTAACTTGCTGCGGGTGGGCAGAGGTTACAATATCAAAATCTTTAGGGGTTATATCGCATAGTAAATCGCGGATAGCACCGCCTACAATGTAACTTTCGTAACCGGCTGTCTGCAAAATTTTACAAATTTCTACAGCATCACTATCAAAGCTGGCTTTGTTTAAATTATGTTCTGTTTGCGTATAAACATTAGCTTGTTTTATTAATTTACCATTATCATCTTTTTTGTATCTTGTTAGCACTTGTAAACCATATAATCTTTTTTAAAACTTCATTCATTTTACTTAAAAATTAAGCAAAGTCAATAGGGCCTGCTAAATAAATAATTCATTAAAAAATAAACCTCTTATTAAGATATAGATAATTTGCTGCTAATTGATAAAAGGCATTAAGCTACCCTTGCTTTTTACCGGCAAAAAAGCCTATAATATAAAAAAGATAATATTTTAAAGTATAAAGAACAAAAAGGAAACTAAAAAATGAAAAAAACTAAAATTGTTGCTACTATTGGCCCAGCCAGTGAGAATATCGATATTATGCGCGAAATGATTAAAGCCGGTATGAATGTAGCTAGGTTAAATTTTTCGCACGGCGATTATGCCGAGCAAGGGGCGCGCTTTAGCACTGTTCGCCAGCTTAGCAAAGAACTTAACCGTCCTATAGCTATTTTGCTTGATACTAAAGGGCCCGAAATACGCACCGGGAAATTTAAAGATGGAGTTATTACCATTGATGGCGACAACAAAAAGGTTATTTTAAAAGAAGGGCAAAGCTTTACTTTTTATAGCGAAGATAAACTAGGCGACCTAACCGGCTGTAGCGTTAGTTTTAAAGATTTACATAAAGCCGTAAAAGTAGGCAGCAATATTAAGGCTAACGATGGCTTAGTAAGCTTTACAGTTACCGCTATTAATGGCACTAATGTAGAATGTAAGGTTGATAACGATGGTTATATTGGCAACAATAAAAATATGAACTTACCCGGTATTGCTACCTCTATCCCTTTTTTAAGCGAAAAAGATAAAGAAGATATTCATTTTGGTATGGAGCAAGGCATGGATTATATTGCCGCCAGCTTTACCCGTACCGCCGCTGACATTCAAATTATTAGAGATATATTTAAAGCCGGCGGTAAAGAGCACATTAAAATTATTGCTAAAATAGAAAACCACGAGGGGCTTGACAATTTACCGGCCATTATAGAGGCCGCCGATGGTGTGATGGTGGCACGCGGCGACTTAGGAGTAGAGATACCCCAAGAAGACGTACCCGTTGCCCAACGCCGCATGATTAAAGAGTGCTTAAGCGCCGGTAAAATAGTTATTGTAGCAACCCAAATGTTACAAACTATGGAGAGTAATCCTCGCCCAACTCGTGCCGAGGTAAGCGATGTGGCCAATGCCGTATGGCTTGGGGCAACAGCTACGATGCTTTCGGGCGAATCGGCACAGGGGAAATATCCCGTAGAAAGTGTAAAAACTATGTCCGAAATAGCAGAGCGGGCTGAAAAATCGATTAATTACTGGGAAGAATTTTTTAGAGGCATTAAAATTAAAGAACCGCTATTGCAATCTAGCGCCGTTGGCCGTGCCGCCTGCGATTTAGCTGCCAGTTTAAATGCCAAAGCCATTTTAGTGCTTACTTACAGTGGTTATACAGCCCGCGAAGTAGCCCGCTTTAGACCGGCTTGCCCCATTATTGCCGAAACTCCTAAAGAAGAGGTTAAAAACCAGTTGGCTCTTTATTGGGGAGTAGAGGCATTTGTAGGTATTAAACAAGATGATGTTAAAGCCAGTATAAATAATGCTATCGAATTGGCCGTAAAAAATGGTTACATAGCGTTGGGCGATTTAATTATTATTACTTCAGGTTTTCCTGCCGGTAAAACGAACCATACTAACCTTATTAAAGTGCATAAAGTTGGTGATGAAGTTTTATAGCAGCGTTAACCCTGCTTAATTAAGAAGTAAAAATTAAAAGATTAGGAAAAAAAGATATAAATGGATAAAAAAGTAGCCCTTATCACCGGTGCTAATAGCGGTATTGGTTTAGCTACCGCCGTAGAATTAGCTAAACAGGGTATATACGTAGTGTTAATGTGCCGTGATAAAACACGCGGCGAAAAGGCCTTAGCGTATGTACTAGCTCAAAGTGGTGGTGAGGCTACTTTAATGTTGGCCGATTTAGCCGACCTAGCCGGTATAAAAGCCTTTGCCGATGAATTTAAAACCAAATTTACTCGCCTTGATATTTTAATTAACAATGCCGGTCTTATCACCAAAGAGCGTAAGTTTAGCAAACAGGGCCACGAGCTGCAATTTGCCGTTAATCACTTAGGTCATTTTTTACTAACAAAATTATTACAGCCCCTCCTAAAAGACACGAGCGGTTCACGTATCGTGGTGGTATCCTCGATGGCGCACCGTTATGGTTATCTTGATTTAACCGATTTAGAGTTAGAGAAGGGTTATAAAAGTATGGCGGCCTACGGCCGTAGTAAATTGTGCAACATCTTATTTACCATCGAATTAGCTAAACAATTAAAAGATACCACTACTACCGTAAATTGCCTGCACCCCGGCGTGGTAAGTACGCAGTTACTGGGTAATATCGCCGGCGGCACAGATGGTCATAAGGCCAGCCCTATTAAATTTTTGTTAAATTTAATATTTTTAAGCCCTTTAAAAGGGGCGGCTACCACTATTTACCTTGCCACTAGCTCTGAGGTGGCTGCGGTAAGCGGCCTATACTTTGATAAATGCAAACCTAAAAAAACTACCGGTAAACAAGCCGGCGATGAGCAGCTGGCTGCCGATTTATGGCAGGTGAGTGAAAAATTGGTGGAAAGTTATTGATAATTTATAGCTGATAATTAAGCAAACGGTTGTTGTAACAAGTTGTCTTTAATTATCGGTTGTTAGTTTTCAACTAAAAACCACCCCGCAGGGTGGTTTTTTATCCGCCCCCAGCGCGACTCGAACGCACGACCTATTGCTTAGAAGGCAATTGCTCTATCCAGCTGAGCTATAGGGGCTAGTGGTAGTAATTTAGCACAGTTTACAGGTTTTGACAAGAGGCAGTTCGTTTGCTAATAAGCGTTAATATTAGGGTTTAGCCGTGTAGTGCTATTAAAGCCTATAATATTTTGAGTAGTTACTCCGCTCTCGGCTATCCAAAGAGCAGTTAATAGGGTAAGCCCGCTTATATCTAAAACCGTTAATCTGTTGTTGTTTAAATTCAAATATCTTAAATTGGTAAGCCTGCTTACATCAATATGAGTTAACCTGTTATTATTGGCACGAAGTGTAGCTAATTGAGTAAGGTTACCTACCTCAAGTGTAGTAAACCTGTTGTCGGATACATTAAGCCAAGTTAAATTAACAAGCCTGCTTAAATCTAGGTTGGCTAAATTGTTATGGCTTACATGAAGGCCGGTTAAACGAGTATTATTACTTAAATCTAAACTAGCTATTCTATTTCTATCTACACTAAGGTAATCTAAATTAATAAGGTTTCTGGTATTAAGTCCGGTTAATTGGTTACCACCTGCCCAGAGGGTAGTTAAACGGGTTAATCTGCTTACATCAAGGGTAGATAAGCGGTTACCATTTATTCCAAGCCTAACAAGCCCAGTAAGATTATTAACGTTTATATGGTTTAATCGGTTACTACTTGCATGAAGTTCGGTTAAATTGATAAGATTATTGACCTCTAAGGTTGTTAGCCTGTTACCCACCACATTAAGAAAAGTTAAATTAGTAAGAGAGTTTATATTAATGTGAGTTAATTGATTATTCATAACATTAAGGTTTGTTAAGTTGGTAAGGGTGTTTATATTAAGGCTGGTAAGGTCATTAAAACTAAAATCAAGAGCAGTAAGGCCTGTTAAATATTCTATACCGGCGGCATTGCTAATTTTTTCACCGGTAAACCGTCTTATTGCTCCGTCTCTTATGCTTTGTCTGGCTGTAAATTCGCCGGTAATACCAGCCAGTGCATTACTTAAAGCTTGACCAGTTAAAGCGGCGCTTCGTCCTAATCTTTCGGTTACACTTGCACGCAAAGATTCATCGGGAAATAAGCTTTCTAAAGTAGCATTAGTCGGCACCGGCAACCCTTGCCCATAAGTGCCATTTAAACCCACTAACATTAAGATTAATTTAACTATAAATGCCTTTTTCATTATGCCGCTCCGTACCACAAAATAGCATATTTTTGTAATTTATGAAAGCGAGTAGTTTCATTGTTTTTAGTTGCGGCTTGATACGTTTAATGTTTTGCTAATTATTCATTTATAAATACCACATATTTTTACTAAATTACTTAGATACCTTACGGCCTTCTTGTAATGGCATAGGCATCCCTTATCCACTTTCCACTCTTAAATAATATATTAATATAAATATATTTATCATTATTTATGTTTAATAGCAATTTATAAAATTTTTCATTTTTTATAACAATTTTCGATTTGTATTATAAATAGTAAATAATCAATAAAACTTTAAAATGATGGTGTTATAATACTTTTTTGTTATAAAGGGTTATTTTCTTGTAATTCATTATGTTGTAAGTACTTGTATTGACATAAATTGAATTATAGTTTAGGCTTAAGCAAAGTTTAATGCAAATGATAAAGGAGAGATAAAAATGAAGAAATGGTCAAAATTTTTGGTGCTTTTATTAGCTATTTTTGCCCTTGCTGCGTGTGGCGGTGGAAAGAGCAGTGGCGATAACACTGATATTACTCCCCCTGTTAGTGGTACATGGTGGGAGAATGCCGATTTTACCAACCATAGTAGTGCTAATGCTATTAGGTTTAGGAATGATACCGACGAAGATGTTTGGGTTTTTATTAACAGTGTGGCTCAAAATAACCTTATTGGTGGGGTAAGGGCCGGCGACCAAAACGCGGGTTTAATTGCCAATTTACCAACCAACCCAAGCGCTTTTCCATTGGTTTTTGTTACACGCGGCCAGCTACAAGAAAATGGTAGTAACTTAGCGGCTATTAATGCCCGCCCGTTTGGTAGGGTGCATGGCTTTTTTAACCCTAATAGCGACCCAACCGCTCCGCGCGAGGTTTATACTATTAGCGGCCATTTAGGTGGCAGCCACCGTTTAATGATTACCGACCCGGACAGCCGTAATGTTGAGGTGCGTGTAGGAGGTAGAGGCGGGCCAACCTTAGGTTATTTAAGCAGTAACATGAACAGTGTTACTTTGCATGTAGAGCCCGGCGACTACGACCTTTTCCCGGTAATTCGTATTTTTAATAGTGTACTGGGCCGTTTAAACACCATTCATCCTATTAGCCCCATTACCGGTAACTCGTTGTTTCAATCTATTAACATTAGTAACGCTAACAATCTTTACACTTTTGATGCTCGTAATTTGCTTGCTCTTATGGACGATAGCAATATAACTAGCGGAGTGGCTTGGCTGTATATTAATAATACCAGTGCCGGTGCAGTGCAAATAATTGATGGTCAGCAAGTTGTAATAGATTCTGTGGGTAATAGGTTAATTAATGCTAACCAAACCCGTACCTTCCATGTAGATATGACATCGGGTGCTGGCGGTAACGATTTTCTTCCAAGTCGGGCTGTAACTTACCGCATAGGGCCAACAGGGCAAGAAGTGCCAATAGAATTTATTGATGCGACTGGTTTGACGCATTTAGAGGGTACGCCAATACCGTTGGATAGAGACTATATGTATACCGTAAGGGTTACAGGTAACCATAACCTTGGTACCTTAAGGGCAGTAATTGATTTAAGAGAGATTCCTGCGCGCCGCATTACTTTAGCGGATTTACAACAGTAGTTAAATTTTTACTAAAAATAAACAGTTGGTAGTTTAGTTAAACTACCAACTGTTAGCTGTAATGGTAGGTGTGATGAAAATAAAAAAAATATTAACAATAATTTTAATGTTAGTTTTAGTGATAGTTCTTACTGCTTGTTCCGACAAAAGCAGTACTGATGACGGCACCGGTGATAATGGCGCCGGCGGCACACAAGTGGCGCAGCTTATTATTGATAACAGGCAAAACCCTATTCCCGTTAGTATATATTCTTCGTGGGATAGAATTGCCGAAAACCGCCTTATTAACCAGCTAGAGGGCGGCAGGCAATCGGCAACCATTAGTTTTGGAGCCTTTCCACAGGGTTTTGTTTTTTACCCCACCTATTTTGTGCGCATAGATGGCCACACTTTTG
The nucleotide sequence above comes from Spirochaetaceae bacterium. Encoded proteins:
- a CDS encoding SDR family oxidoreductase translates to MDKKVALITGANSGIGLATAVELAKQGIYVVLMCRDKTRGEKALAYVLAQSGGEATLMLADLADLAGIKAFADEFKTKFTRLDILINNAGLITKERKFSKQGHELQFAVNHLGHFLLTKLLQPLLKDTSGSRIVVVSSMAHRYGYLDLTDLELEKGYKSMAAYGRSKLCNILFTIELAKQLKDTTTTVNCLHPGVVSTQLLGNIAGGTDGHKASPIKFLLNLIFLSPLKGAATTIYLATSSEVAAVSGLYFDKCKPKKTTGKQAGDEQLAADLWQVSEKLVESY